The Microbacterium sp. SORGH_AS_0428 genome contains the following window.
CGCGACGCACTTCCGCCGGCGACGACTCTCCTGTCCGCAGTCGATCTCAACAACCTCACGCTGGAGGGCGGCGGCATAGACCTCGCGCCCTTCCGCGAGGCGCAGTCGACGTTGCCCGCTGTGAATGACGCCTTTGCGCAGGCCAAGGGCAAGGTTGATCTCATCGACCGAGACGCCCTCCTGCCCCCCGTCGACGCAGCGCTGGGCCAGTTGATCGACGTGGTGAATCAGGCTGCGCCCGCTGTTGATCAGCTCGAGAAGTATCTCCCGACTCTTCTGAAGGTCGCCGGCGACGGACAGCGTCGCAGTTACATGATCATCTTCCAGAACACCGCCGAGGCGCGCGCCAGTGGCGGGAGCCCGTCGGCGAGCATCCGGCTGGTGGTCGACAACGGAAAGTTCGAGTTCCAGGAGCAGGAGAGCTCTGACACCTACTATCAGTCGGGCCTTGCTGGGGAATCCTTCCTGAAGCTGCCCCGCGATACCACCGAGCTCTACGAGTCCGACTTCACCCGGTTCTCGCAGAACTACACGCGTACTCCCGATTTCCCGACGACGGCGGCGCTCTTCGGCGCTCTGCAGGACGCATCCGGCGCGGAGCCGCTGGACGGAGTGATCTCGATCGATCCGACCGTGCTGTCGTACATGCTTGCCGCAACAGGGCCGATTCAGGTTTCAGACGGTGGGTGGATCGACTCCGAGAACGTCGTACGAATCCTGCTGAGCGATACGTACGAGCGTTTCGGCACCGACGGACTCGCCGCCGATGCCTACTTCTCTGAAGTCACGGACGGCGTCTTCTCGACGCTGATCGGGGGGCGCTGGGACCCTGTCGTCATGCTGCAGCAACTTCAGCGGGGGATGGACGAAGGACGCATCAAGCTCTGGTTCTCCGACCCCGACGCGGAGCAGATGTCTTCGGAACTGGGTGCCGACGGTCAGTTGACCACCGACAACTCGACGAAGACTCAGGTGGGTCTCTACGTCAATGACGCGGCGTACTCGAAACTCGAGTACTACCTCACGACATCGGTGGCGATGACCTGCGACGCGCAGGCCCGGACGGCCACCGTGAGCCTGACGCTCAACAACGGCGTACCGCGCTCGGATCTCAGCGGTTGGACGCTCGGCTGGCGCAACGAGAGTCTTGGGCTACCAAGCACCAGCATGATCCTCGACGTCGTGGCCTTCGCTCCGCCTGGCGGGTCGGTGAGTTGGATCGATCCGACGACGAGCGATGTTCGGGGATGGGACAGGGAAGGCATCGAGAAGGGCCACCCGGCTTCGAGTCGCACAGTCGTGATTCCGATGGGGGAGTCGCGAGCGATCACGACCACGTTCGCCATCCCCGCTGACGCGTCGTCACCGCTTGAATTGGGTTACACGCGTACCGCTTCCAATCCCGAGGTCACGGTGGACGGATCGTGTTCGGCTCTGTTCCCGCAGCGGTGACAGAGGTCGAGTGCAATACACCCAGGCGCAGGATATGAATACACTGTTGACAAAGCGTGTGCGGGGGTGCGTACGCCGAGTTGAGGGGGCCATGTGACGGTGGAAGCTCATTCCGCGCTCAGCGGAAGCGCGGCGACGTCGTTCCCGGTCGAGCGAACCGGCACCGTCCGGTCGCTGAAATGGCCGCGGCGGTACGCGGGGCGGCTGCTGTTCAGCGACCTCGCCGTCGTGGCGGCGACCCTGACCGCCTACACGCTGTGGCTGCCGGAGGCTGCCGACAGTCTCGACTGGCCCGCGGGCCCGACCGTCCCGTACTGGGTGGTCGTCATCGTCGTCGGCGTCATCTGGCTCGTCACCCTCGATGCGGTCGACTCCCGCGATCGGCACATCGTCGGGCACGGCTTCACCGAGTACCAACGGATCATCCGGGCGTCGGTCTTCGCGTTCGGCCTCATCCTCGCGGCCTGCTTCTTCCTCCGTATCGATCTGGCTCGTTCCCTCTTCCTGTTCGCGCTGCCCGTCGGGGCTGCGCTGCTGATCCTTTCGCGCTGGATCTGGCGCCAGTGGCTGCGCCGGCAGCAGCGCCACACCCGCTATGTGCACCGCGCAGTGGTCATCGGCTCCGCGGCCAAGGTCGCGCACGTCGTCCGCATGATCCACACGACCGAAGGCACCGGCATCGCGATCGTCGGCGCTGTCACCGATGCGGGTCTCGGCCCCCGCATCGGACCCGTTCCCGTCTTGGGGACCTTCGACGACACCGAGGCCGTGGTGGACTCTGTTCGCGCCGACACGGTCATCGCTGCGGGATCGGATGACCTGGACCCGAAGACGATGCGGAGGCTGGGCTGGGCCATGGCGGAGCGCGACGTCGACTGGGTGGTCGCTCCCGCCCTCACCGATGTCGCAGGCCCCCGCATCCATGCGCGTCCCGTCGCAGGACTTCCCCTCGTGCACGTCTCATTCCCGAAGCTGGACGGCGCCAAACGCTTCCTCAAGCGGGCATTCGACATCGTCGGTTCGGGTCTGCTGATCGTCGCCGCATCCCCGCTCATGCTCGTCGTGGCGATCGCCGTGAAGGCGGAGAGCCGCGGGCCGCTCATCTACCGGCAGGAACGCATCGGCAGGTTGGGTCAGCCCTTCGGCATGATCAAGTTCCGCTCCATGGTCGCGAACGCCGACGACCAGCTGGCATCGCTGCTCGATCTGCAGGGAACGACGGACGAGCCGCTGTTCAAGGTCGTCAACGACCCGAGGATCACCGCGTGTCGGGCGCTTCATCCGCAAGCACTCCATCGATGAACTGCCCCAACTCTTCAACGTCTTCTCGGGTGACATGAGCCTTGTGGGTCCGCGTCCCCAGCGTCACGCCGAGGTGGCTCTCTACGACGAGGCGGCGCACCGTCGTCTTCTGGTCAAGCCCGGTATGAGCGGTCTCTGGCAGGTCAGCGGGCGCTCGTCACTGTCGTGGGAGGACGCGATCCGCCTCGACCTCTACTACGTCGAGAACTGGTCGTTCACTCAAGACGTCATCATCCTGTTCCGAACGGTGCGGGCGGTGCTCGCGCCGGGCAAGACCGCCCACTGATCGAGTGGTTCGGCGAGGTTACGGAGACGTAAAGAAAAGACGTTCAGCATGCCCTCGACTTGTGAGTGCGCTGGGAGTAGGGCTAGCGTGGCCTGCGGGGGTAGGCTGGGCGATTCGTCCCTCAGTCCAACTCCCGGACCATCCTGGTACCCATTGAGGCCGCGCCTCACACCCCCACGGAGTTGAAAATGAAGAGCCTTCGCACCAAGATCGCGGCGGTCATCCTGACCGCTGCAGCCCTCGTTGCCGCTCCCGCGGCAGCGCAGGCCTACGTACCCACGCCCGGCGAGCCCGACGCGGCCGTCTCCGGCGCCCCGACCCCCGGCGGCACGGTGACGCTCGTCGCCACCGCCTTCGACGGCAACACGCCGATCAGCTTCGTCGTCACCGGCGAGAACGGCGCCGGCATCACGCAGGCCTCGGTCAAGCTGGCCATCAGCTCGTCGCCGACCTTCACCACCACGACGAACGCCGCGGGCAACGCATCGTTCAACGTCAAGCTGCCGTCGAACGCGACCGGCTCCTACGACGTCGCGGTCACCGGCCAGAAGAACGGCGTCTCGGTCACCGAGACCACGAGCTTCGCGGTGGGCACCGGAAGCGGTGGCACCGGCACCGGCAGTGGCACGGGACTTCCCGCGACCGGTGTCGATAGCGGTTCGCTGATGGGCGTCTGGATCGGTGGCGGCGTGCTGCTGCTCGGCGGCCTCGCGGTCACCGTGTTCGCCGTTCGTCGTCAGCGCCAGGGCGCCTGACGCACCACGCTCAACGACAGAACCCCCGGGCTGCGGTCCGGGGGTTCTGTCGTTGTTGCCGACACGCCGCCCCGACACGCCCGAGTTTGCGACACGCCCGGGCGACACGTAGACTAGTCAGGTTCCACATTCCGGGTGCTTTGCTGCCCGGATCACTGCCAGGGCAGTGCATAGATCAGCGCCGCGAGCGCGGGGTCTAGGCCGCGGGCAGCAGAACGACATCTCCCACACTTCTTCCCGGAAACGGGCGTGCACTGCGCGTGGAGTGAGGGGCCGGCGTCCGCAGGATGCCGGTTTGACACGAGAACAGTGGTGCAGCATCACCGCGAAAGCGGGAGAAGTGCCCGGCGCGCAAGCGTCACCGTGCGTCCGATGCCCTCAGAGGTATGACGCGAGAAAGAGAGTGAGCAGACTATGGCGGGACAGAAGATCCGCATTCGCCTGAAGTCGTACGATCACGCGGGGCTCGACAGCTCGGCGCGCAAGATCGTCGACACCGTGACCCGAGCCGGCGCCACCGTCGTCGGCCCCGTGCCGCTGCCGACCGAGAAGAACGTCGTGGTCGTCATCCGGTCGCCCCACAAGTACAAGGACAGCCGCGAGCACTTCGAGATGCGCACCCACAAGCGCCTCATCGACATCATCGACCCGACGCCCAAGGCCGTCGACTCGCTGATGCGTCTCGACCTTCCGGCCGACGTCAACATCGAGATCAAGCTCTGAGGTTCGACATGGCTGACATCAACTCCAAGATCTCCCAGGGCCTCCTGGGCACCAAGCTCGGCATGACCCAGGTCTGGAACGAGCAGGGCAAGCTCGTCCCCGTGACGGTCATCCAGATCACCCCGAACGTGGTCACGCAGATCCGCACCCCCGAGAAGGACGGCTACAACGCCGTTCAGATCGCCGCGGGTCAGATCGACCCCCGCAAGGTCACCAAGCCCCTCGAGGGCCACTTCGAGGCTGCCGGCGTCACGCCGCGCCGCCACGTCACCGAGATCCGCACCGCGAACGCCGCTGACTACTCACTCGGTCAGGAGCTCACGGTCGACGGTGTCTTCGAAGCGGGCAAGCTGGTCGACGTCGTCGGCACCAGCAAGGGCAAGGGCACCGCGGGTGTCATGAAGCGCCACAACTTCAAGGGTGTCTCCGCCTCGCACGGTGCGCACCGCAACCACCGCAAGCCCGGTTCCATCGGTGCCTCGTCGACGCCCAGCCGCGTCTTCAAGGGCATGCGCATGGCCGGTCGCATGGGTGGCGAGCGCGTGACCGTCCTCAACCTCACGGTGCACGCCGTCGACGCCGAGAAGGGTCTGCTGCTCGTCAAGGGCGCCGTGCCCGGCGCTCGTGGCCGCATCGTCTACGTCCGCAACGCAGTGAAGGGTGCCTGAGAACATGGCTGACTCGACTCTCGCGCTCGACGTCGTGAAGGCAGACGGCAAGAAGGCCGGCTCCGTGGAGCTGCCCGCCGCCCTGTTCGACGTCAAGACGAACATCCCCCTCATCCACCAGGTCGTCGTCGCGCAGCTCGCGGCGGCTCGCCAGGGCACGCACTCGACCAAGCGTCGTGGCGAGGTCTCCGGTGCCGGCCGCAAGCCCTTCAAGCAGAAGGGCACGGGTAACGCCCGTCAGGGCTCGATCCGCGCGCCGCACATGACCGGCGGTGGCATCGTCCACGGCCCGAAGCCGCGCAACTACTCGCAGCGCACGCCCAAGAAGATGATCGCAGCCGCCCTCCTGGGCGCGCTGAGCGATCGTGCTCGCGGCGAGCGTCTGCACATCGTCGACTCGTTCGGCGTCGAGGGTGCTCCCTCGACCAAGGCCGCTGCCGCGGTGCTGAACACGCTGACCCCTGCGAAGAACGTCCTCGTCGTCATCGAGCGTGACGACGAGCTGAGCCTGCTGAGCGTGCGCAACCTCGCGTACGTCCACGTGCTCGCCTTCGACCAGCTGAACGCCTACGACGTGCTCGTCTCCGACGACATCGTCTTCACCAAGGCCGCCTACGACGCGTTCGTCGCGTCGCGGACCGCCACCGAGGAGGTCTCGGCATGACCGCCGTCAACAAGGACCCGCGCGACATCATCCTGAAGCCGGTCGTCTCCGAGAAGAGCTACGGGCTGATCGACGAGGGCAAGTACACGTTCTACGTGGACACCCGCGCCAACAAGACCGAGATCAAGCTCGCCATCGAGAAGATCTTCGGTGTCAAGGTCGCTTCGGTCAACACGATCAACCGCGTCGGCAAGGCCCGTCGCACCCGCTTCGGCATCGGCAAGCGCAAGGACACCAAGCGCGCCATCGTCACCCTGAAGTCGGGCACCATCGACATCTTCACGGCAGTCGGCTGACGGTCGGGATAGAGGACACAGATTATGGCTATTCGCAAGTACAAGCCGACGACCCCCGGTCGTCGCGGCTCGTCGGTGGCGGACTTCGCCGAGATCACGCGATCGACGCCCGAGAAGTCCCTGCTGCGCCCGCTGAGCAAGACCGGTGGACGTAACAACCAGGGCCGCATCACGACGCGTCACATCGGTGGTGGCCACAAGCGCCAGTACCGCGTGATCGACTTCCGTCGCAACGACAAGGACGGAATCAACGCGAAGGTCGCTCACATCGAGTACGACCCCAACCGCACCGCGCGCATCGCGCTGCTGCACTACGTGGACGGCGAGAAGCGTTACATCCTCGCGCCGAACAAGCTGCAGCAGGGTGACGTCGTGGAGTCGGGCGCCGGTGCTGACATCAAGCCCGGCAACAACCTCCCGCTGCGCAACATCCCCACGGGTACCGTCATCCACGCCATCGAGCTCCGCCCCGGCGGCGGCGCGAAGATGGCCCGCTCGGCCGGCGCCAGCGTGCGTCTGGTCGCGAAGGACGGCCCCTACGCGCAGCTCCGTCTGCCCTCCGGTGAGATCCGCAACGTCGACGCGCGCTGCCGCGCGACGATCGGCGAGGTCGGCAACGCCGAGCAGTCGAACATCAACTGGGGCAAGGCCGGCCGCAAGCGCTGGAAGGGCGTCCGCCCGACCGTCCGCGGTGTCGCGATGAACCCGGTCGACCACCCGCACGGTGGTGGCGAGGGCAAGACCAGCGGTGGACGCCACCCGGTCACGCCGTGGGGTAAGGCCGAGGGCCGCACCCGCCACGCCAACAAGGAAAGCGACAAGTACATCGTCCGCCGTCGCACCGCCGGCAAGAAGCGCAAGTAGGAGTCAAGAAGATGCCACGCAGTCTGAAGAAGGGCCCCTTCGTCGACGAGCACCTGCTTCGCAAGGTTGTCTCGCAGAACGAGGCGGGTTCCAAGAACGTCATCAAGACCTGGTCGCGCCGATCGATGATCGTGCCCGCGATGCTCGGTCACACGATCGCGGTCCACGACGGTCGCAAGCACATCCCCGTGTTCGTGAGCGAGACCATGGTCGGCCACAAGCTGGGCGAGTTCGCGCCCACCCGCACCTTCCGCGGCCACGTGAAGGACGACAAGAAGGGCCGTCGCCGCTGACGCGGTGACGCAGAGGAGAAGAAATGGTGGAGTCCATCGCACGCGTGCGACACATCCGCGTGACCCCTCAGAAGGCTCGTCGTGTCGTCGCTCTCATCAAGGGCAAGCAGGCTGAAGAAGCTCTCGCGATCTTGAAGTTCGCGCAGCAGAGCGCCAGCGAGCCCATCTACAAGCTGGTCGCCTCGGCGATCGCGAACGCCCGTGTGAAGGCGGATGCGGCAGGCGAGTTCTTCGACGAGCAGGATCTGTTCGTCAAGAACGCGTTCGTCGACGAGGGCACGACGCTCAAGCGTTTCCAGCCCCGTGCCCAGGGCCGCGCGTTCCAGATCAAGAAGCGCACCAGCCACATCACCGTCGTCCTGGCGACGCCCGAGGTGGCAGAGACCGCCCCGGCCCAGAGCAAGAAGGCGAGCAAGTAATGGGACAGAAAGTCAACCCGTACGGCTTCCGCCTCGGCATCACCACCGACCACGTGTCGCGGTGGTTCTCGGACTCGACGAAGCCCGGACAGCGCTACGCCGACTACGTGGCCGAGGACATCAAGATCCGTAAGCTCCTGCTGTCGAGCCTCGACCGCGCAGGCGTGAGCAACATCGAGATCGAGCGCACCCGCGACCGCGTGCGCGTCGACATCCACACCGCGCGTCCCGGCATCGTGATCGGCCGTCGTGGTGCGGAGGCCGAGCGCATCCGTGGCGACCTCGAGAAGCTCACCGGCAAGCAGATCCAGCTGAACATCCTCGAGGTCAAGAACCCCGAGGCCGACGCTCAGCTCGTCGCACAGGGCATCGCCGAGCAGCTCTCCGCTCGTGTGGCATTCCGCCGCGCGATGCGTAAGGGCCTGCAGGGTGCCCAGCGCGCCGGTGCCAAGGGCATCCGCATCCAGGTCTCCGGCCGTCTCGGCGGCGCCGAGATGAGCCGTTCGGAGTTCTACCGCGAAGGCCGTGTGCCCCTGCACACCCTGCGCGCGAACATCGACTACGGCTTCTACGAGGCCAAGACCACCTTCGGCCGCATCGGCGTGAAGGTCTGGATCTACAAGGGAGACCTCACCAACAAGGAACTCGCTCGCGAGCAGGCCAACGCGCCGAAGTCCCGCGGTCGCGACGACCGTGGTGGCGACCGCCGCCGTGGCCCCCGCAACGAGGCCCCCGTCGCAGAAGGAGCGTCTGCCTGATGCTTATTCCCCGTAAGGTCAAGTACCGCAAGCAGCACCACCCGAAGCGTGACGGCCAGGCCACCGGCGGCACGCAGGTGTCGTTCGGTGAGTTCGGCATCCAGGCGCTGACCCCCGCTTACGTGACCAACCGTCAGATCGAGTCCGCTCGTATCGCCATGACGCGTCACATCAAGCGTGGTGGGAAGGTGTGGATCAACATCTACCCCGACCGTCCGCTGACCAAGAAGCCCGCCGAAACCCGCATGGGTTCGGGTAAGGGCTCGCCCGAGTGGTGGGTCGCGAACGTCAAGCCGGGCCGCGTCCTCTTCGAGGTCGCGGGCGTCAACGAGCAGCTCGCTCGCGAGGCGCTGACCCGTGCCATCCACAAGCTGCCGCTGAAGGCACGCATCATCAAGCGCGAGGAGGGCGACGCGTAATGGCGATCGGC
Protein-coding sequences here:
- the rplW gene encoding 50S ribosomal protein L23; this encodes MTAVNKDPRDIILKPVVSEKSYGLIDEGKYTFYVDTRANKTEIKLAIEKIFGVKVASVNTINRVGKARRTRFGIGKRKDTKRAIVTLKSGTIDIFTAVG
- a CDS encoding sugar transferase, which translates into the protein MTVEAHSALSGSAATSFPVERTGTVRSLKWPRRYAGRLLFSDLAVVAATLTAYTLWLPEAADSLDWPAGPTVPYWVVVIVVGVIWLVTLDAVDSRDRHIVGHGFTEYQRIIRASVFAFGLILAACFFLRIDLARSLFLFALPVGAALLILSRWIWRQWLRRQQRHTRYVHRAVVIGSAAKVAHVVRMIHTTEGTGIAIVGAVTDAGLGPRIGPVPVLGTFDDTEAVVDSVRADTVIAAGSDDLDPKTMRRLGWAMAERDVDWVVAPALTDVAGPRIHARPVAGLPLVHVSFPKLDGAKRFLKRAFDIVGSGLLIVAASPLMLVVAIAVKAESRGPLIYRQERIGRLGQPFGMIKFRSMVANADDQLASLLDLQGTTDEPLFKVVNDPRITACRALHPQALHR
- the rpsC gene encoding 30S ribosomal protein S3, whose amino-acid sequence is MGQKVNPYGFRLGITTDHVSRWFSDSTKPGQRYADYVAEDIKIRKLLLSSLDRAGVSNIEIERTRDRVRVDIHTARPGIVIGRRGAEAERIRGDLEKLTGKQIQLNILEVKNPEADAQLVAQGIAEQLSARVAFRRAMRKGLQGAQRAGAKGIRIQVSGRLGGAEMSRSEFYREGRVPLHTLRANIDYGFYEAKTTFGRIGVKVWIYKGDLTNKELAREQANAPKSRGRDDRGGDRRRGPRNEAPVAEGASA
- a CDS encoding DUF4012 domain-containing protein; translation: MALPDSCPSNPPTLRKSARLTWRTVPSRCGLRACVQDRETAPGYHHAMGNSEGTRPATSRREARQLRAEQASSSRRRRRWPWAVGVPLALVAVVLAVAGVLAVQAMAVKNDLEAARAAIGSLPDAVRAGDSQAIDAAADEATRYAGRAAGTVTGPLWDAAATVPGIGANVAAVQAATEATNILVRDALPPATTLLSAVDLNNLTLEGGGIDLAPFREAQSTLPAVNDAFAQAKGKVDLIDRDALLPPVDAALGQLIDVVNQAAPAVDQLEKYLPTLLKVAGDGQRRSYMIIFQNTAEARASGGSPSASIRLVVDNGKFEFQEQESSDTYYQSGLAGESFLKLPRDTTELYESDFTRFSQNYTRTPDFPTTAALFGALQDASGAEPLDGVISIDPTVLSYMLAATGPIQVSDGGWIDSENVVRILLSDTYERFGTDGLAADAYFSEVTDGVFSTLIGGRWDPVVMLQQLQRGMDEGRIKLWFSDPDAEQMSSELGADGQLTTDNSTKTQVGLYVNDAAYSKLEYYLTTSVAMTCDAQARTATVSLTLNNGVPRSDLSGWTLGWRNESLGLPSTSMILDVVAFAPPGGSVSWIDPTTSDVRGWDREGIEKGHPASSRTVVIPMGESRAITTTFAIPADASSPLELGYTRTASNPEVTVDGSCSALFPQR
- the rplP gene encoding 50S ribosomal protein L16; translated protein: MLIPRKVKYRKQHHPKRDGQATGGTQVSFGEFGIQALTPAYVTNRQIESARIAMTRHIKRGGKVWINIYPDRPLTKKPAETRMGSGKGSPEWWVANVKPGRVLFEVAGVNEQLAREALTRAIHKLPLKARIIKREEGDA
- a CDS encoding LPXTG cell wall anchor domain-containing protein, translating into MKSLRTKIAAVILTAAALVAAPAAAQAYVPTPGEPDAAVSGAPTPGGTVTLVATAFDGNTPISFVVTGENGAGITQASVKLAISSSPTFTTTTNAAGNASFNVKLPSNATGSYDVAVTGQKNGVSVTETTSFAVGTGSGGTGTGSGTGLPATGVDSGSLMGVWIGGGVLLLGGLAVTVFAVRRQRQGA
- the rpsS gene encoding 30S ribosomal protein S19 yields the protein MPRSLKKGPFVDEHLLRKVVSQNEAGSKNVIKTWSRRSMIVPAMLGHTIAVHDGRKHIPVFVSETMVGHKLGEFAPTRTFRGHVKDDKKGRRR
- the rplD gene encoding 50S ribosomal protein L4, with product MADSTLALDVVKADGKKAGSVELPAALFDVKTNIPLIHQVVVAQLAAARQGTHSTKRRGEVSGAGRKPFKQKGTGNARQGSIRAPHMTGGGIVHGPKPRNYSQRTPKKMIAAALLGALSDRARGERLHIVDSFGVEGAPSTKAAAAVLNTLTPAKNVLVVIERDDELSLLSVRNLAYVHVLAFDQLNAYDVLVSDDIVFTKAAYDAFVASRTATEEVSA
- the rpsJ gene encoding 30S ribosomal protein S10, which codes for MAGQKIRIRLKSYDHAGLDSSARKIVDTVTRAGATVVGPVPLPTEKNVVVVIRSPHKYKDSREHFEMRTHKRLIDIIDPTPKAVDSLMRLDLPADVNIEIKL
- the rplV gene encoding 50S ribosomal protein L22 codes for the protein MVESIARVRHIRVTPQKARRVVALIKGKQAEEALAILKFAQQSASEPIYKLVASAIANARVKADAAGEFFDEQDLFVKNAFVDEGTTLKRFQPRAQGRAFQIKKRTSHITVVLATPEVAETAPAQSKKASK
- the rplB gene encoding 50S ribosomal protein L2; amino-acid sequence: MAIRKYKPTTPGRRGSSVADFAEITRSTPEKSLLRPLSKTGGRNNQGRITTRHIGGGHKRQYRVIDFRRNDKDGINAKVAHIEYDPNRTARIALLHYVDGEKRYILAPNKLQQGDVVESGAGADIKPGNNLPLRNIPTGTVIHAIELRPGGGAKMARSAGASVRLVAKDGPYAQLRLPSGEIRNVDARCRATIGEVGNAEQSNINWGKAGRKRWKGVRPTVRGVAMNPVDHPHGGGEGKTSGGRHPVTPWGKAEGRTRHANKESDKYIVRRRTAGKKRK
- the rplC gene encoding 50S ribosomal protein L3, producing MADINSKISQGLLGTKLGMTQVWNEQGKLVPVTVIQITPNVVTQIRTPEKDGYNAVQIAAGQIDPRKVTKPLEGHFEAAGVTPRRHVTEIRTANAADYSLGQELTVDGVFEAGKLVDVVGTSKGKGTAGVMKRHNFKGVSASHGAHRNHRKPGSIGASSTPSRVFKGMRMAGRMGGERVTVLNLTVHAVDAEKGLLLVKGAVPGARGRIVYVRNAVKGA
- a CDS encoding sugar transferase; protein product: MPQLFNVFSGDMSLVGPRPQRHAEVALYDEAAHRRLLVKPGMSGLWQVSGRSSLSWEDAIRLDLYYVENWSFTQDVIILFRTVRAVLAPGKTAH